GGACGCTGCGGTACTACGAGTCGCGCGGGCTGCTGCCCGCGCGGCGCGGCGACAACGGGTACCGGACGTACGACGAGAGCGATCTGCGGCTGTTGCGGCAGATCAGGACGCTCCAGGACTTCGGGTTCGACCTGGAGGAGACCCGGCCCTTCGTGGAGTGTCTGCGGGCCGGGCACCCGGAGGGCGACTCGTGCCCTGCGTCGCTCGCGGTCTACCGGCGCAAGCTGGACGAGCTGGACGCGCTCATCGGGGAGCTGCGGGCGGTGCGGGAGACGGTCGCCGAGCAGCTGGTGCGGGCCGAGGTGGCGCGCGACGAGCTGGCTGCCGAGGCGCGGGTTCCGGGGGGTCCGGAGCCCGAGTGCGAACTGGGAGGGCAGGAACGGTGATCAAGGCGGACGGGGTGGCCGAGGTGACGGACGCGGACTTCGGGGCGGAGGTGCTGGGGGCGGATCTGCCGGTGCTGGTGGAGTTCACCGCCGACTGGTGTCCGCCGTGCCGGCAGATGGGGCCGGTGCTCACCGCGCTCGCCGCGGAGGAGGGCGAGCGGCTGAAGGTGGTGCAGCTGGACGTGGACACCAACCCGGAGACCACCAACGCGTACAAGGTGCTGTCGATGCCGACCTTCATGGTGTTCCGGGCCGGTGAGCCCGTGAAGTCGATGGTGGGCGCCCGGCCCAAGCGCCGGCTGCTGGCGGAGCTGGACGAGGTCCTGTGAGCCCGCGATGAGCTGACCGGCGGGACGGCTCCGCCGCACAAAGAAATCCCCCGAGCAATTGCGCTCGGGGGATTTCTCTGCGTATATTCGATGGTTCGCGACTTCATATGAATGAGATCGCAAAGAAGCTCAGTGAGCACAGTATATGCGGGCGGGAGTGGAATTGTCAAACGCCGACTTTCCGGATAGTGAATTGCGCTGCGAGCAGGAATTCATCGACGGCCTGTACGCGCGCGTGGACGCACTGCGCGGCGACACCGAGGGCGCCGTCACCGACGCGCTGGCCCAGGGCAACACGCCCATGCAGGCCCGGCTCGAGCGGGACATCCTGGTCGCCGAGCGCTCCGGGCTGCTCGCCGCGCTGAACGCGGTGGACGGCTCCCTCTGCTTCGGCCGCATCGACCTCACCTCCGGCACCAAGCACCACATCGGACGCATCGGGCTGCGTGCCGAGGACGCCGAGCGCACCCCGGTCCTCATCGACTGGCGCGCCGACGTCGCCCGCCCCTTCTACCTGGCCACCGGCCACACCCCGATGGGGCTGCGCCGGCGTCGGCACCTCACCACCGAGGACCGCCGGGTCACCGCCCTGCACGACGAGATCCTCGACATCGGCGACCAGGAGCGCACCGGCCACGAGGACCCGACCGGCGACGCCGTGCTGCTCGCCGCGATCGACTCCGCGCGCACCGGCCGGATGAGCGACATCGTGCAGACCATCCAGGCCGAGCAGGACGAGATCATCCGGGCGCCGCACCGAGGGGTGCTGGTGGTCGAGGGCGGCCCCGGCACCGGCAAGACGGCCGTCGCCCTGCACCGTGCCGCCTTTCTCCTCTACGAACACCGGGAACTGCTCGCCAAGCGGGCCGTTCTGATCGTCGGCCCCAACCCCGCCTTCCTCGGCTACATCGGCGAGGTGCTGCCCTCGCTGGGCGAGACCGGTGTGCTGCTGGCGACGGTCGGTGAACTCTTCCCCGGCGTGAAGGCGACGGCGACCGACACCCGCGCGGCGGCGGCCGTGAAGGGCCGCGCCGACATGGCGGACGTACTCGCCGACGTCGTACGCGACTGGCAGGCGCTGCCCGATCCGGTGATCGCGATCGGGCACGACCGCGAGATCCTGATGCTGGACGACGGCCTGGTGAACATGGCCCGCGAGCGGACCCGGGCCGCCCGGCTGCCGCACAACGCGGCCCGCGAGATCTTCGAGGGCCACATCCTCAACACGCTCACCGACATGGTCGCCGAACGCATCGGCACGGACCCCTACGACGGCTCGAACCTCCTCGACCCGAGCGACATCACCCAGATCCGCGACGAGCTCGCCGACAACCCCGAGGTCTGGGCCGCCATCGACCAGTTGTGGCCGCGTCTGACCCCGCAGCGCCTGGTCGCCGACTTCCTCGCCGACCCCGTGGGCTACGTCTCCGACGACGACGCGGCCGCCATCCGCCGCCCGGTGACCCGGGCCTGGACCGTGGCGGACGTACCGCTGCTCGACGAGGCGGCCGAGCTGCTCGGCGAGGACGACCGGGTGGCGCGGGCCCGCGCGGACCGCGAGCGGGAGACACAGGTCGCCTACGCGCAGGGCGTCCTGGACGTCTCGTACGCCTCCCGCACCTACGAGTTCGAGGACAAGGAAGAGGACGACTCCGAGGTCCTGTCCGCGCACGACATCATCGACGCCGAACGCTTCGCCGAACGCCACGAGGAGGACGACCACCGCAGCGCCGCCGAACGCGCGGCCGCCGACCGCACCTGGGCGTTCGGGCACATCATCGTCGACGAGGCGCAGGAGCTGTCGCCGATGGCCTGGCGGCTGCTGATGCGGCGCAGCCCGACCCGCTCGATGACCCTGGTCGGCGACCCGGCGCAGACCGCCGAGGCGGCCGGCGTCGGCTCCTGGGCCAAGATCCTCCAGCCGTATGTCGAGGACCGCTGGGAGCACACCCGGCTCGGCGTCAACTACCGCACCCCGGCCGAGATCATGGACGTGGCCGCGGCGGTGGTGCGCGCGGAAGACCCCGGCTTCGAGCCGCCGAGTTCGGTGCGGTCGACCGGCGTACGGCCGTGGGCGCGCGCCACCGACGACCTCCCCGGCGAGGTGGCCAAGGCGGTCGGCGAGCTCACCCCCGCCGAGGGCCGGCTCGCCGTCATCGCCCCGCGCGACCTGCACCGGAAGCTGGCGGCCCGGCTGGAAGGGGTGACGGCGGGCGCCGAGCCGGACCTGACCCGGAGCGTCGTCCTGCTCGACCCGCGCCAGTCCAAGGGCCTGGAGTTCGACTCCGTGCTGGTGGTGGAGCCTTCGCGGTACGGCACCAGCGACCTGTACGTGGCGCTGACCCGGGCGACGCAGCGGCTGGGGGTGCTGCACAGCAGGACCCTCCCGAAGGCGCTGGCAGCGACCCTCGGGGGAGCTCCGGCGTAACGCCGGATCACCGCGGGATCACCGCGGGGGAACGGCCGGTGCGGTGAGCGCGTGAGGCAGGGATGCCTGCCCGTACGCCGACGCACCGGCCGACAGCCCCGCACCGGGGTCGCGCCCCGGGGCGAGGCTCAGGCCTCAGGCAGGCCGCAGCCACACCGTCGCGAGCGGCGGCAGCGTCAGCCGGACGCTCGCCGGCCGGCCGTGATGGCCCTGCGGCTCCGGCTTGACCGGGTCGGCGTGGGCGACACCGCTGCCGCCGTACCCGGCCGCGTCGGTGTTGAGGACCTCGTGCCAGGCCGGGACGTCATCGGGTGCGCCGAGGCGGTAGTCGTGGCGGACGACCGGGGAGAGGTTGGAGACGGACAGCAGCGGGGAGCCCTCGGCGTCGTACCGCAGGAAGGCGAAGACGTTGTCCTCCGCCGCGTCCCCGACCACCCACTGGAAACCGGCGGGGTCGGTGTCCAGCTGCCAGAGGGCCGGCGCCGCGCGGTAGACGGTGTTCAGGTCGCGGACCAGATCCCTGACACCCCGGTGGTCGGCCTCGGCGCCGTACGCCGGATCCAGCAGCCACCAGTCGGGGCCGTGGGCCTCGGACCACTCCGCGCCCTGGGCGAACTCCTGCCCCATGAAGAGGAGTTGCTTGCCCGGGTGGGCCCACATGAACGCCAGGTACGCCCGCAGGGCGGCGCGCTGCTGCCACCAGTCGCCGGGCATCTTCGACACCAGTGAGCGCTTCCCGTGCACCACCTCGTCGTGGGAGATGGGCAGCACGTAGTTCTCGCTCCAGGCGTACACCATCGAGAAGGTCATCTCGTGGTGGTGGTACCTGCGGTGCACCGGCTCGTGGCTCATGTACTCCAGCGAGTCGTGCATCCAGCCCATGTTCCACTTCAGCCCGAATCCGAGCCCGCCGAAGCCGCTCGGGCCCGCGTGGTGCGTGGCCCGCGTGACACCGTCCCAGGCCGTGGACTCCTCCGCGATCGTGACGACCCCGGGGCTGCGGCGGTAGACCGTCGCGTTCATCTCCTGGAGGAACGCCACCGCGTCCAGGTTCTCCCGGCCCCCGTGCTCGTTCGGGGTCCACTGGCCCGGCTCGCGCGAGTAGTCGAGGTACAGCATCGAGGCGACGGCGTCCACGCGCAGCCCGTCGATGTGGAACTCCTCGCACCAGTAGACCGCGTTGGCCACCAGGAAGTTGCGCACCTCGCGCCGCCCGAAGTCGAACTCCAGCGTCCCCCAGTCGGGATGCGCGGCGCGCAGCGGGTCCTCGTGCTCGTACAGCGGACGCCCGTCGAACTCCGCGAGGGCCCACTCGTCGCGCGGGAAGTGCGCCGGCACCCAGTCCATCAGGACGCCGATGCCGGCCCGGTGCAGCGCGTCCACCAGGAACTTGAAGTCGTCGGGTGTGCCGAGCCGGGCGGTGGGCGCGTAGAAACCGGTGACCTGGTAGCCCCACGAGCCGCCGAAGGGATGCTCGGCGACCGGCATCAGCTCGACATGCGTGAAGCCGAGGTCCCGGACGTACGCGGGCAGCTGATCGGCCAGTTGCCGGTACGTGAGCCCCGGGCGCCAGGAGGCCAGATGGACCTCGTAGACGGAGAACGGCGCCTCGTGCACGGGTATCTCGGCCCGCCGGGCCAGCCACTCCTCGTCGCCCCACTCGTAGTGCGAGGCGTGCACGATCGACGAGGTCGCAGGCGGCACCTCGGTGCGCGTGGCCATCGGGTCGGCGCGCAGGGTGTGCGAGCCGTCCGGGCGGGTGATGTCGAACTTGTACAGCTCGCCCTCGCCGATCCCGGGCACGAACAGCTCCCAGACCCCGGACGAGCCCAGCGAGCGCATCGGGTACCCCGTGCCGTCCCAGAAGTTGAAGGTGCCGGCCAGCCGCACCCCGCGCGCGTTCGGCGCCCACACGGAGAAGGCGGTGCCGCTCACACCCTGGTGGGTCGTCGGACGCGCGCCCAGCACCGTCCACAGCTGCTCGTGCCGGCCCTCGCCGATCAGGTGCAGGTCCAGGTCGCCCAGCGTCGGCAGGAAACGGTAGGCGTCCTCGGTCTCCACGGTGGTGTTCTCGTAGGTCACCAGGAGCCGGTGGACCGGGGCCTCCGTCAGGGGCAGCAGTCCGGAGAAGAAGCCGTCGCCGTCGTCGTGGAGTTCGGCGCGCAGGTCGCCCGACAACACGGTGACGGACCGCGCGTACGGGCGCAGCGCCCGGAAGACGATCCCGCCGGGCACCGGATGCGCGCCGAGCACGGAGTGCGGGTCGTGATGGGTGCCGTGCAGCAGGCGTTCACGGTCGGCGGCGCCCAGGGCGGGGTCCACGGGGGGCGTCTCCGGGCTGCTCGGCTTCTTCGGCCTGTGCGACTTCCCCGGCTTCTTCACGGCGACCTCCTCGGCCGCCGCAGCCGCCTCCTCGACGGTCGCCTTCGTGCCGGCCGCTGTCTGGCCGGCCGCTGTCTCGCTCGCCGCTTCGCCGCTCGCCGCCTTCTTGCCCGTCGACTTCTTCTTGCTCGCCGCCTTGTCGGCCGCCGCCTTCTTGGTCACTGCTTTCTTCGCGGTGGCCTTCTTCTTCGGGGGAGTCACGTACGGAGCCTCCTCAAGGCAGGTCGGGTGCGGCGAGGCGGTGTATCGCGGAAAGGGGCACGGGGAGCCAGTCGGGGCGGTGCCGGGCCTCGTAGACCACCTCGTAGACCGCCTTGTCCGTCTCGTGGGCCCGCAGCAGCACGGGGTCGGTGCGCGGATCGACGCCCGACACCTCGGCGTACCCGGAACAGTAGGCCGCCCGGCAGGCGTGTGCCCAGGCCGGAGCCGGCGGATCCGCGGAGTGGGCGGCGTAGTCGAAGGAACGCAGCATGCCCGCCACGTCCCGCACGGTCGGCTGGGGCATCCGCCGCTCGGCCAGTGGCCTGGCGGGCTCCCCCTCGAAGTCGATCAGCGCCCACTCCCCGGAGGCCGAGCGCAGGCACTGCCCGAGGTGCAGATCGCCGTGGACGCGCTGGGCGGTCCAGGTGTGGCCCTCGGCCGCGAGGTCGGCCAGCGCGGTGAAGGCGGTGCGCAGGGCCGGCGCGTACGGGCGCAGCGCGGGCACCGCCTGCGCGGCGGCGTCCAGCCGCTCGGTCATGCCGTCCACCATCGGCCGTATCTGTGCCTGCCCCAGGGTCGCCGTGGGCAGCGCCCGGGCCAGCGCCCCGTGCACCTCGGCGGTGGCCCGCCCCAGCGCTCGCGCCTCGGCGGCGAAGTCCTCGCCCTTGGCCAGTTCCCGCAGCGCCAGCTCCCAGCCGTCCGCCGCGCCCTGCACATACGGCTGGAGCACGGCCAGGACGTACGGCTCGCCCTCGCCCTCACCCGGGTCCCCGTACATCCACGCGGTCGGCGCGGGCACCCGGGGGCAGCCCTCGCGGGCCAGCGCCAGCGGCAGCTCCAGGTCGGGGTTGACGCCCGGTACGACCCGGCGCAACAGCTTCAGAATGAACGTATCTCCATAGATGACGGACGAGTTCGACTGTTCGCCGGTCAGCCGGCGCGGGACCAGACCGGACCGGATCTCCTGCCCGGGGTCCCGCTCGCAGCGCAGCCCGCCGATCCGGGCCCCGGTGCGCAGGGCCTCCAGCAGCACCTCGGCGGGCCGGGTGTCGTACAGGGCGTCGAACACCGTCCGCCCGGCCAGCGGACCCTGTGTCACATGGCCGATCAGCGCGGGCGCCAGCCGGGGCGGCAGGGCCTCGCGGGTGCCGATCAGGAGCTGGTAGCAGTCGCCGGGCGCCGCCTGTTGATGGGCGCGCACCAGCAGGTGGTACAGCCCCAGTCTGGTGTGGGCCGGCAGCAGCTCGGTGGCGGCCACCAGCGAGAACCCGGTGACCGGACGCCCCTTGCCGGCGAACCAGCGCTGCCGGGGCAGCCACTCCCGCAGCAGGGGGTCCAGCGAAGAGAGGAGACCGGGGTCGGTCCGGCCGGAAGGTGTGACAGTCGCCGCCATAGGTGTCACATTCCTTTCCCCGGGTGTCGGGGTCGGGGCGTTACTGATGCGTGCCCCGGGCGGGGCGGGGGAAACCGCCCCGCCCGGTCTTCTAGGCCGCGTCCCTGCGCAGCCTGAACCAGTAGAAGCCGTGGCCCGCCATGGTGAGCAGGTACGGCAGGTCACCGACCGCCGGGAATCGCACCCCGCCGAACAGCTCCACCGGGTACCGCCCCTTGAACCGGCTCAGGTCCAGTTCCGTGGGCTGCGCGAACCGCGAGAAGTTGTGCACGCACAGCACCAGGTCGTCCTCCCCGTCCTTGGTCAGCGGGGCCTCGCGCAGGAAGGCGAGGACCGCCGGGTTGGAGGACTGGAGTTCGGTGTAGGTGCCGAGGCCGAAGGCGGGGTTCTGCTTGCGGATCTCGATCATTCGGCGGGTCCAGTGCAGCAGCGAGGAGGGCGACGACATCGACGCCTCGACGTTGGTGACCTGGTACCCGTAGACGGGATCCATGATGGTCGGCAGAACGAGCCGCCCGGGGTCGCAGGAGGAAAAACCTGCGTTGCGGTCCGGTGTCCACTGCATGGGGGTGCGGACGGCGTCGCGGTCGCCGAGCCAGATGTTGTCGCCCATGCCGATCTCGTCGCCGTAGTAGAGGATCGGCGAGCCGGGGAGGGAGAGCAGCAGGGCGGTGAAGAGCTCGATCTGGTTGCGGTCGTTGTCGAGGAGGGGGGCGAGCCGGCGGCGGATGCCGATGTTGGCGCGCATACGCGGGTCTTTCGCGTATTCCGCGTACATGTAGTCGCGTTCCTCGTCGGTGACCATTTCGAGGGTGAGCTCGTCGTGGTTGCGCAGGAAGATGCCCCACTGGCAGCGGGAGGGGATCGCGGGGGTCTTGGCGAGGATTTCCGATACCGGGTAGCGGGATTCCCGGCGGACCGCCATGAAGATGCGGGGCATGACGGGGAAGTGGAACGCCATGTGGCATTCGTCGCCGCCGGAGGCGTAGTCGCCGAAGTAGTCGACCACGTCCTCGGGCCACTGGTTGGCCTCGGCGAGGATCACCGTGTCCGGGTAGTGGGCGTCGATCTCCTTGCGGACCCGTTTGAGGAACTCGTGCGTGGCCGGCAGGTTCTCGCAGTTGGTGCCCTCCTCGGCGTACAGGTAGGGCACGGCGTCGAGGCGGAAGCCGTCGATGCCCAGGTCCAGCCAGAACCGCAGCGCGGAGATCATCTCCTCCTGCACGGCCGGGTTCTCGTAGTTGAGGTCCGGCTGGTGGGAGAAGAAGCGGTGGAAGAAGTACTGCTTGCGGACGGGGTCGAAGGTCCAGTTGGAGACTTCGGTGTCGACGAAGATGATGCGGGCGTCGCCGTACTGTTTGTCGTCGTCGGCCCACATGTAGTAGTCGCCGTAGGGGCCGTCGGGGTCTTTCCTCGATTCCTGGAACCACGGGTGCTGGTCGCTGGTGTGGTTCATCACGAAGTCGATGATGACGCGCATGCCGCGTTGGTGGGCGGCGTCGACGAATTCGACGAAGTCGGCGAGGTCGCCGAATTCGGGGAGGACGGCGGTGTAGTCGGATACGTCGTATCCGCCGTCCCGTAGGGGTGATTTGAAGAAGGGCGGCAGCCAGAGGCAGTCGACTCCCAGCCATTGGAGGTAGTCGAGTTTGGCGGTGATGCCTTTGAGGTCGCCGACGCCGTCGCCGTTGCTGTCCTGGAAGGAACGGACGAGGACCTCGTAGAACACGGCGCGTTTGAACCACTCGGGGTCGCGGTCCTTGGCGGGCGTGTCCTCGAAGGTGTCCGGAACGGGCTCGTTGACGATCATGGTGTGGGTGACCCTCCGATCTGCGGGTTGGACGGTCGCAGGACGGTGAGTACGTGCGCGGGCCGGGTGCCCGGTTCGAGGCGCACGTAGTTGGCCCTGCCCCAGTGGTAGGTCTCGCCGGTGAGCTCGTCGCGCACCGGCACCGACTCGTGCCAGTCCAGGCCGAGTTGCGGCATGTCCAACGACACCGTCGCCTCCTGGGTGTGGTGGGGGTCGAGGTTGACGACCACCAGAACCGTGTTCGAACCGCTCTTCTTCGAGCTCCTCTTGGAGTAGGCGATCACCGCTTCCTTGTCGGTGGGATGGAAGTGCAGATCGCGCAGTTGGTGCAGGGCCGGGTTCGCCCGCCGGATCTCGTTGAGCCTGGTGAGGAGCGGGGCGAGGCTGTGGCCCGCGCGCTCGGCGGCGGCCCAGTCACGGGGCTTGAGCTGGTACTTCTCCGAGTCGAGGTACTCCTCGCCGCCCTCGCGCAGAGGCGTGTTCTCGCAGAGTTCGTAGCCGCTGTAGACGCCCCAGGTCGGCGAGAGGGTGGCGGCGAGGACGGCGCGGATCTCGAAGGCGGGACGGCCGCCGTGCTGGAGATAGGCGTGCAGGATGTCGGGGGTGTTGGCGAAGAGATTGGGCCGCATGTAGGAGGCGGCGTCCCCCGAGAGTTCGGTGAGGTACTCCGTCAGTTCCTGCTTGGTGTTGCGCCAGGTGAAGTAGGTGTACGACTGCTGGAAGCCGATCTGGCCGAGCGTGTGCATCATCGCGGGGCGGGTGAAGGCCTCGGCGAGGAAGATCACGTCGGGGTCGGTGCGGTTGATGTCCGCGATGACCCGCTCCCAGAACACGACCGGCTTGGTGTGCGGGTTGTCGACCCGGAAGATCCGCACCCCGTACGACATCCAGTGCCGCAGGACCCGCACGGTCTCGGCGACGAGACCGTCCAGATCGGCGTCGAAGGCGATCGGATAGATGTCCTGGTACTTCTTCGGCGGGTTCTCGGCGTAGGCGATGGTGCCGTCGGGGCGGTGGTGGAACCACTCGGGGTGTTTCTGCACCCAGGGGTGGTCGGGGGAGCACTGGAGGGCGAAGTCGAGGGCGATCTCCAGGCCGAGTTCACCCGCCCGCTCCACGAACCAGGCGAAGTCCTCGATGGTCCCCAGGTCCGGGTGGACGGCGTCGTGGCCGCCCTCCGGCGAGCCGATCGCCCAGGGCACGCCGACGTCGTCGGGGCCGGGGTCGAGGGTGTTGTTGCGGCCCTTGCGGAAGGTCGTGCCGATGGGGTGGACGGGCGGGAGGTAGACGACGTCGAAGCCCATCGCGGCGATGGCGGGGAGCCTGCGCGCGGCGGTGCGGAAGGTGCCGTGCGGGCGCTCGGCGGTGCCCTCGGAGCGCGGGAAGAACTCGTACCAGGCGCCGTACAGGGCGCGTTCCCGCTCGACCAGCAGCGGCAGCGGCTCGGACGCGGTGACCAGCTCCCGCAGCGGATACCGGCCGAGCACGGCGTCGACCTGCGGCGTCAGCGCCGCCGCCAGCCGGGAGACGGCCGGGCGGGTCTCGTCGCGCAGCGCCTCGGCCGCCGTCAGCACCACGGTGCGGTCGGGTCCCTCCGGCACCTCGCCGGCCGCCCGTTCGTACAGCCGCGCGCCCTCTTCGAGGACCAGCTCGGTGTCCATCCCCGCGGGGATCTTGATGCGGGCGTGGTGGCGCCAGGTGGCGACCGGGTCGCTCCAGGCCTCCACGGTGTACGTCCAGCGGCCCGTCGCGTCCGGCGTGACGTCCGCGCCCCAGCGGTCGGTGCCCGGGGCGAGTTCACGCATCGGCGTCCAGGGGCCCGGTTCGCCGTCCGGATTTCGCAGGACGACGTTGGCGGCGACGGCGTCGTGCCCCTCCCGGAACACGGTCGCCGAGACTTCGAAGGTCTCACCCGTGACCGCCTTGGCGGGCCGGCGACCCTGCTGGACGAACGGGCGGACGTCCAGGACGGGTATGCGCCCGACGGCGGTGGCGTCGCCGCCCGAGGAGGATCGCTCCCGGGCCGGCGGATCGGGTGCGGGCGTGAGCACCGGGACGGACGTGTCCTTCTCCGCGTTGCCGGCGCTGTCGGTGCTCTTGCCGTTCTTGCTGCTCTTGTTGTTCTTGGTGCGAGGCGTCGGGGGTGATGACGGGTGGTGCCTTGCTGGCATGACCGCTCCTGTCCGCATCAACGGGGGGTAGGCGGATGGATGTGGTGGGGAGGGGGTCCTGCGGGGAGTACCGGAGGAGCCTTCCACCCTATTCGGGTGAGCAATCCGGCACGTTGCTAACTGCTTACGTATATGTCTACGTACAAGACCGGCCCCGTTCGAGGGGAACGGAGCCGGCCTCGGAGCTCCGTCAGGTGAACGGTGGGACCTGGAGGAGTTTGTTCGGCGAACCGGTCCCGCGGCCGGAGACCTTGCCGTTCACCGCCCCCGCGACCAGCGCCCGCGCTACCTGAGCGGGCGTGGCTTTCGGGTGGTCGGCGAGATGGAGCGCGGCCGCGCCCGCCGCGTGCGGCGCCGCCATCGACGTACCGGAGTAGGCCACCCGGCCGGTGTCGCTCGTGTACGAGGCGGAGGTGATCGACACTCCCGGCGCGAACAGGTCCAGGGCCGAACCGTAGTTGGAGAAGCCCGCCCTGGCGTCCCCCCGGTCGGTGGCGCCGACCGTGATGGCCTCCCGCACGTCGGCGGGGGAGTGCAGGGCGGCCGGCTGTCCCACGTTGCCCGCGGCGACGGTGTAGGTGACGCCGGACCGGATGGAGCTGCGGACGGCCGCGTCCAGCGCCGCGTTGTAGCCGCCGCCCAGGCTGAGATTGGCGACCGCGGGCTTGTGCGCGTGCCGGGTGACCCAGTCGATGCCCGCGATGGCCTGCGCGGTGGTGCCCGCACCGGCGTTGTCGAGCACCCGTACCGCGACCACCCTGGCCTTCTTGGCGACGCCGAGACGCGTGCCCGCGACGGTGCCCGCGACATGCGTGCCGTGGCCGTTGCCGTCGGCGGCGACACGGTCACCTCCGACGAAGTCCCAGCCGTAGCTCGCCCGGCCGCCGAAGTCGGCGTGCGTGATCCGGACTCCGGTGTCGATCACGTACACCGTGACCCCGGAGCCCGCCGACTTCGGCCAGTTGTAGCTGTTGTCCAGCGGCCGGCCCGGCTGGTCGACGCGGTCGAGCCCCCAGGACGGCGGATTCTTCGCGACCCCGGCCGCATCCAGCGTCACCCGGGTGTCCTGGACCACCGAGGCCACCCGCGGGTCGGCCGCGAGGCGCCGGGCCTGTCTCTCGTCGGCCTCGACGGCGAACCCGTTGAGGACCGTGTCGTAGGTCCGGCTGACGGTCGCCCCGTACGAACCGACGAGGCCGCGCCCGGCCTTCGACGACGCGTCGGTGTCCCCCCTCAGCGTCACCAGATAGCTTCCGCCGACGGAACCGGGCAGACCGGCGCCGAGTATCTTCCCCTCCGGTGCGGCGTGCGCGGGCAGGGTGACGGCCGAAAGGACCACGGTCGTGACGACCGCGGTCAGGCCCCCCACCCGGCGCAGACGCCGCTTTCGCGTCCGTGCCATGGTTCGAGTTCCCCTCCTCGACTCGGCGCACGGCGGCTCCGCCGACTTATCCGACTTCGCCGGGTACGCCACTGGGCAGCCTCTCGTGCGGGGCGAAAGGCCACAAGGTGGCCTACCGGGACGAAACAGGGTTTCGGCCCGTTGTCGCGGGTCGGGCCGAAAAGCGAGGGTCCGCGGGCGGCCAGCCCTCAGCGGGGCCCGCGTCGGCGCCGGTACCTTCGTAGACGACGTGGACGCACACCGCCGTGCGTCTCTTCCTCACGCACGCCGAGGTGGAATGTGAAGGCGATCCGTCGATTCACCGTCCGACCCCTCCTCCCCGAACCCCTCCGGCCACTCAGCGATCTGGCCCGCAACCTGCGCTGGTCCTGGCACGCGGAGACCCGCGACCTCTTCCAGTCCGTCGACCCCGAGCGGTGGGCCGTCTCGGACGGCGATCCGGTGAGACTCCTCGGCGGCGTGCGCCCGGCACGCCTCACCGAGCTCGCCGGCGACCGCCGTTTCCTGCGCAGGCTGAGTGCCGCCGCCGACGACCTGCACGACTACGTGACCGGCGACCGCTGGTACCAGGCGCAGCCCCGTACCGCAGGGCTGCCCGCCGCCGTCGCCTACTTCTCACCCGAGTTCGGCGTCACGGCCGCGCTGCCCCAGTACTCCGGCGGTCTCGGCATCCTGGCCGGCGACCATCTGAAGGCGGCCAGCGACCTGGGCGTCCCGCTGATCGGCGTGGGGCTGCTCTACCGGCACGGCTACTTCCGTCAGTCGCTCTCCCGGGACGGCTGGCAGCAGGAGCACTATCCGGTCCTCGACCCCAACGAACTGCCGGTGACCCTCCTGAAGGAGGACGACGGCACCCCCGCGCAGATCTCGCTCGCCCTCCCCGCCGGCAAACAGCTGCACGCCCGGGTCTGGCTGGCCCAGGTCGGCCGGGTCCCGCTCCTCATGCTCGACTCGGACGTCGAGGAGAACGACCTCGGCGAACGCGGGGTGACCGACCGGCTCTACGGCGGTGGCAGCGAGCACCGGCTGCTCCAGGAGATGCTGCTGGGCATAGGAGGTGTCCGGGCGGTACGCACGTACTGCCGGCTGACCGGCCACGCCCCGCCCGAGGTCTTCCACACCAACGAGGGCCACGCGGGCTTCCTCGGCCTGGAACGGATCGCCGAACTCGCCGACACCGGGCTGGATTTCGACTCCGCCCTCGAAGCCGTCAGGGCCGGCACGGTCTTCACCACCCACACCCCCGTCCCGGCCGGCATCGACCGCTTCGACCGTGAGCTGGTCGCCCGCCACTTCGGCCCCCAGGCCGAGCTCCCGCGCATGCCCGTCGACCGGATCCTGCGGCTGGGCATGGAGACCTACCCGGGCGGCGAGCCGAACCTCTTCAACAT
The sequence above is a segment of the Streptomyces asoensis genome. Coding sequences within it:
- a CDS encoding maltokinase N-terminal cap-like domain-containing protein, whose product is MAATVTPSGRTDPGLLSSLDPLLREWLPRQRWFAGKGRPVTGFSLVAATELLPAHTRLGLYHLLVRAHQQAAPGDCYQLLIGTREALPPRLAPALIGHVTQGPLAGRTVFDALYDTRPAEVLLEALRTGARIGGLRCERDPGQEIRSGLVPRRLTGEQSNSSVIYGDTFILKLLRRVVPGVNPDLELPLALAREGCPRVPAPTAWMYGDPGEGEGEPYVLAVLQPYVQGAADGWELALRELAKGEDFAAEARALGRATAEVHGALARALPTATLGQAQIRPMVDGMTERLDAAAQAVPALRPYAPALRTAFTALADLAAEGHTWTAQRVHGDLHLGQCLRSASGEWALIDFEGEPARPLAERRMPQPTVRDVAGMLRSFDYAAHSADPPAPAWAHACRAAYCSGYAEVSGVDPRTDPVLLRAHETDKAVYEVVYEARHRPDWLPVPLSAIHRLAAPDLP
- the treS gene encoding maltose alpha-D-glucosyltransferase, which encodes MIVNEPVPDTFEDTPAKDRDPEWFKRAVFYEVLVRSFQDSNGDGVGDLKGITAKLDYLQWLGVDCLWLPPFFKSPLRDGGYDVSDYTAVLPEFGDLADFVEFVDAAHQRGMRVIIDFVMNHTSDQHPWFQESRKDPDGPYGDYYMWADDDKQYGDARIIFVDTEVSNWTFDPVRKQYFFHRFFSHQPDLNYENPAVQEEMISALRFWLDLGIDGFRLDAVPYLYAEEGTNCENLPATHEFLKRVRKEIDAHYPDTVILAEANQWPEDVVDYFGDYASGGDECHMAFHFPVMPRIFMAVRRESRYPVSEILAKTPAIPSRCQWGIFLRNHDELTLEMVTDEERDYMYAEYAKDPRMRANIGIRRRLAPLLDNDRNQIELFTALLLSLPGSPILYYGDEIGMGDNIWLGDRDAVRTPMQWTPDRNAGFSSCDPGRLVLPTIMDPVYGYQVTNVEASMSSPSSLLHWTRRMIEIRKQNPAFGLGTYTELQSSNPAVLAFLREAPLTKDGEDDLVLCVHNFSRFAQPTELDLSRFKGRYPVELFGGVRFPAVGDLPYLLTMAGHGFYWFRLRRDAA
- a CDS encoding alpha-1,4-glucan--maltose-1-phosphate maltosyltransferase gives rise to the protein MPARHHPSSPPTPRTKNNKSSKNGKSTDSAGNAEKDTSVPVLTPAPDPPARERSSSGGDATAVGRIPVLDVRPFVQQGRRPAKAVTGETFEVSATVFREGHDAVAANVVLRNPDGEPGPWTPMRELAPGTDRWGADVTPDATGRWTYTVEAWSDPVATWRHHARIKIPAGMDTELVLEEGARLYERAAGEVPEGPDRTVVLTAAEALRDETRPAVSRLAAALTPQVDAVLGRYPLRELVTASEPLPLLVERERALYGAWYEFFPRSEGTAERPHGTFRTAARRLPAIAAMGFDVVYLPPVHPIGTTFRKGRNNTLDPGPDDVGVPWAIGSPEGGHDAVHPDLGTIEDFAWFVERAGELGLEIALDFALQCSPDHPWVQKHPEWFHHRPDGTIAYAENPPKKYQDIYPIAFDADLDGLVAETVRVLRHWMSYGVRIFRVDNPHTKPVVFWERVIADINRTDPDVIFLAEAFTRPAMMHTLGQIGFQQSYTYFTWRNTKQELTEYLTELSGDAASYMRPNLFANTPDILHAYLQHGGRPAFEIRAVLAATLSPTWGVYSGYELCENTPLREGGEEYLDSEKYQLKPRDWAAAERAGHSLAPLLTRLNEIRRANPALHQLRDLHFHPTDKEAVIAYSKRSSKKSGSNTVLVVVNLDPHHTQEATVSLDMPQLGLDWHESVPVRDELTGETYHWGRANYVRLEPGTRPAHVLTVLRPSNPQIGGSPTP